ACTGGAGACCGTCACCTGCCGCGACCTGGTGCTCGCCGTCGGCTCGTTGCACGTGCCGACCGCCCCCGCCATCCCCGGCCTCGACGCGTTCCAGGGCGAACTGATGCACACCGCCACCTGGGTGCCCGGCACCACCGCCACCGGCAAGCGGGTCGGCGTCATCGGCACCGGCGCGAGCGCCGTCCAGGTGATTCCGGAACTGGCCGCGGACGCCGCGGCGCTCACCGTCTTCCAGCGCACACCGACCTGGGTGATGCCCAAGAACGACCACGAGATCTCCGAAGCGACCTCGGAGCGGTACGAGCGCCGTCCGGCGCTGATGAAGGCGCGACGAGCCAAGATCAGGGCCGCCAACGAGACTCGCGCGCTGGGGTTCGTCAAGCAGCCCGCGCTGATGAAGGCGGTGCGCCTGCGCGCCATGCACCATCTGCGATCGTCCGTCGACGACGAAGAGCTGCGCGCGCAGTTGACGCCTGCCTACACGCTGGGTTGCAAGCGAATTCCATTGTCGGACAACTACTTGACGGCACTCTCACGCCGCAACGTGAAGCTGGCGACCGAGCCGATCATCGATGCGGGACCGAACGGTCTGGTGACCGCCGACGGTGTCGAGCACCCGCTCGACCTGCTGGTGTTGGCGACCGGGTTCGATCCGAGCGCCGCCTGGAAGTCGGTCAATGTCTTCGGCGCGAAGCACGCCTCGCTGACCCAGCGCTGGGAGGAGGGCATCGACAGTTACTACGGCGTGACCGTGCCCGACTTCCCGAACATGTTCATGCTGCTCGGGCCGAACGCGGAACTCGGCCACACCTCGGTGCTGCTGATGATGGAGGCCCAGGTCGAACTGGTCGTGAAGTTGCTCGCCGAGCGTGACCGCCGCGGTGCGAAGCTGGTGAGCGTGCGTCCGGAGGTCGTGCCGGCTCACATGGCGCAGATCGATGAGCGCAGCGCCGACACCGTGTGGCAGCGGGGCGGATGCAGCAGCTGGTACCTCGACAAGGGCGGCCGCAACCGCACCCTCTGGCCGGGTACGGTCGCTGAGTTCGAGCGTCGGGTCCGCAACCCCGAATGGGTCGACTACGAGTTCACCAGCCGCTGAGCGCAGCGATCAGAGCGCGGTGGTTGCCCGCTCACCGTCGATGCGTTGCAACGGCTTTCGACCGAGGAACCATGACAGCAGCGCCGCCACAGTGGCAGCGATCGCCGCCCCGAGGAAGACGGTGTTGACCTGTCGCACCCCGGCCGCGCGGTAGTCGGCCTCAGTCGGCGCCGAGATCGCCGAGATCTCCTGGTAGTACTGGTGCAGCCCGATGGCGGTCAGCAATGCGAGTCCCACGACCATGCCGACCATCCGCGAGACGACGATCAGCGCCGAGGTCACGCCGTGGTCGGACTCGCGCGCGTCGGCGAGCGCCGCGTCGTTGACCGGGGCGATCGCGAGGCCGACGCCGAGCCCGACGGCGATCAGCACCACGGTCGCCTGAGCGGTGTCGAGGACATTTCCGCTCCACCGTGACATCGCGAACAGCCCGACCGCGGCAAGCGCCAGACCCACGGCGGAGACGATGCCCGGGCCGACCTTGCGCAGCAACCAACCGCCCACGAGCGCACCGACGGGTACCGCGATCAGGAACCGGACGAGGATCACCGCGGCCTCGGTCTGGTCATCGGTCACCGTGAGCCGGGCCAGGATCGGCACGTCGACGACGATCGCGACGATCGCGGTGCCCACCAGGAGGGAGACCGCGAGGGCCGGCAGGACGCGTCCGACCACAGCGCCACGGGCGATGAGTGGTTCCTTCGCCCGCCGGTGCCACCACAGGTAGACGGCCATCGCGACGAGGCCGAGTGGCAACAACCACAGACCCATCGGTCCGACGACCTCGGTCTCGGGGTTGGCGGAGGAGAACGTGAGCACCAGGCAGCCCAGCACGGTCGCGATGAGCAACGCCCCGAACAGGTCGGCACGGCGCAGGATCGGCCACCAGTACCGCGCCGACAGCACCAACAGCGCGGACAGTGCGCCCAGACCCCAGAGCCCGACCGGTGTCATCAACCGTGCGTCGTGTCCTTCGTAGGGCACGAACGGGTCGCCGTACTCGATCGAGGTGGTCAGTGATTCGGGTGCGACGAGCGCGAGACCGAGCAGCGCCACGCAGGCCAGTGCGGCGACGGCCGTGAGGGCGTGCCACCACCGCGGAATGGTCGTCGAGGCGAGTTCGCTGCGCGAACTGCGGCCACCGGTGAGGCGGATGAGGATCGCCAGCACGATGCCGCCGATTCCGTTGACCCAGAAGATCGCTCGCCAGTCCCACAGGTGCAGGATCAAGGCGCCGAACAACGGGCCGAGCACACTGCCGACCTCCTGCACGGCGCCGACCACACCGAACGCCGTCCCCCGTTGGCCGACGGGCCAGAGCGAAGCGACGATCGCGAGCGTCGCGGGCACCAGGCCCCCGCCGCCGATGCCCTGAAGGACGCGTCCGGCCACCAGTACCGGCAGATCGACCGCGACTGCGGTGATTGCCGAGCCGACGGTGAACAACGCGAGGCACCACATCAGGATCCGCTGGCGATCGACGAGATCGGCCAAGCGTCCGATCAGGGGCAACACCGCGATGTATCCGAGCAGGAACCCGCTGATGATCGGGGTTGCCTTCTGAAGTGCGTCGATGCCCAGCCCGACGCCCTGCATCATGTCGGGCAGGGCGAGGACGACGACGTAGGTGTCGGCGGCGGCGAGGGCGACGGCGACGGACGCCGTGGCCAGCAGCGCCTTAGGGCGCTGTGATGTCAACCGTCTGCCCGTAGTTGGTGAAGGTCAGGTCGTAGCGTGTCTTGTCGCTGCCCTTGAAGAAGGGTCCGATCACCTGCGCCGAGCGCACCTGATTGTCGTCGGTGAGTCCGTACTTCACCGAGAACGTGCCGGTGCCGTCGCCCATGTAGAGCACCGCCTTGATCGCGCTGCCCGGCAGCGAGCCGGTGATTTCCTGGACGATGTCCTTGCCGTCGCGCAGTTTGCCGCCGAGCTTGGCGCCCTTGGTCTGTGGCAGGAGCGTCGAGACACCCTTGTCCTTGCTGAACAGCACGTTCGGGTCGGGAGCACCGTAGGTGTTGGGGTTGATCGTGGTGGTCTTGGCGGAGAACGGCATCTTCGCCCACGTCTTGCCGTCGACCGAGGTCACCGGCACCGACGCGGCGAGCGACCCGGCCTGCACGTTGAGGGTGCCCTTGAAGGCGGGCTTGGCGATGACGTCACCCTCGCCGGAGAGCACCCCGCTGCTGTCCTTCGGCACATCCGTGCCCTGCAGCTTGAAGTGGTACCCGGGGGTGCCGTCGAGCACCTTCTTCGCCTCGGTGAGTCGGTCGGTGGCGGTCAGTTCCTTGCCGGACGAGCCGGTGGGCCCCTCCTTCTTGTCCTTGGTGCTGCTGCACCCGGTCACGAGCAAGGACGCCGCCAGAACAACGGCGCCGGCCGTACTGAGTGCGGAGGACTTCGAAGTGCGTACGCGCATGGGAACCAACCTATCCATCGAGATGCCCGTCCGGGCCGACTTGTCCGACGCGCGGGTAACCCCGGAAGTTCCCGCAGCCGACCGCGCGTCGGACACGACGGTGTTCGATGAATCAGCGTCCGTCGGCGAGGCGTTCCCAGGTGCGCGTACCGACGACGCCGTCGACCTTCAGGCCGACCATCCGTTGATAGCGCCGCACCTCACGTTCGGTGGCCGCCCCGAACTTCACGTCGGCCTTCAGACCGGAGTCGAAGCGGGCATTGAGCGCCAGTTGCAGGAGTTGGACGTCGTTCGTGCTCATCCCCCGGCGCAGCTTCTGCCGGCCCGCGGTTCGGACAATCAACGCGCACCAGGTCTTGGGTCCGACGATCATGTCGGTCTTCAGTCGGCACCGCGCCTGGAAGTGCTTGACCAATTGCTGCGTCTGCGGGTCGTAGTACGCGACCTTGAACCTGCTGCCGATGGTCGGCTTGTACTTATTGGCCTGCAACCAGCTCTTGAGCAGCAGCACATCGTCGTAGTGCACCAGCCCAGGACGCACCTTAGGGTAGTGGAATCCGTCCGCGCTGGCCGAGGACGCGGCGGCAACGCCGGTGACTGCGGCAACCGCGGTGGCCCCCGCACCGGCCAACAGAGTCCGCCGGCTGGGGCGGGCACGCTTCTGCTCGCTGTGTGGCCGATTGTCGTGGTTGGTCATGATCGTCTCCCCTGTGTTCGAGAACTTCGGATGAACGGGTCCGTTTGAACCGAGCGGCCCTTCAACAGCGACGGGAGCAGGCCGCTGTTCGTTCCGACACGAACGACGCGGGGTGCGTGCCGCAGCCGGGCGATTCCCCCGTATTCGTGTTGGCTGGCAGGCATGACCTCCCTCGACCGCCACACCGTCCTCGCCTCGGACGGAGCC
This is a stretch of genomic DNA from Yimella lutea. It encodes these proteins:
- a CDS encoding peptidoglycan-binding domain-containing protein; the protein is MTNHDNRPHSEQKRARPSRRTLLAGAGATAVAAVTGVAAASSASADGFHYPKVRPGLVHYDDVLLLKSWLQANKYKPTIGSRFKVAYYDPQTQQLVKHFQARCRLKTDMIVGPKTWCALIVRTAGRQKLRRGMSTNDVQLLQLALNARFDSGLKADVKFGAATEREVRRYQRMVGLKVDGVVGTRTWERLADGR
- a CDS encoding MFS transporter — encoded protein: MTSQRPKALLATASVAVALAAADTYVVVLALPDMMQGVGLGIDALQKATPIISGFLLGYIAVLPLIGRLADLVDRQRILMWCLALFTVGSAITAVAVDLPVLVAGRVLQGIGGGGLVPATLAIVASLWPVGQRGTAFGVVGAVQEVGSVLGPLFGALILHLWDWRAIFWVNGIGGIVLAILIRLTGGRSSRSELASTTIPRWWHALTAVAALACVALLGLALVAPESLTTSIEYGDPFVPYEGHDARLMTPVGLWGLGALSALLVLSARYWWPILRRADLFGALLIATVLGCLVLTFSSANPETEVVGPMGLWLLPLGLVAMAVYLWWHRRAKEPLIARGAVVGRVLPALAVSLLVGTAIVAIVVDVPILARLTVTDDQTEAAVILVRFLIAVPVGALVGGWLLRKVGPGIVSAVGLALAAVGLFAMSRWSGNVLDTAQATVVLIAVGLGVGLAIAPVNDAALADARESDHGVTSALIVVSRMVGMVVGLALLTAIGLHQYYQEISAISAPTEADYRAAGVRQVNTVFLGAAIAATVAALLSWFLGRKPLQRIDGERATTAL
- a CDS encoding flavin-containing monooxygenase, whose product is MTIQPDLQPAVQHDMVVIGAGFSGIAMTIAAKAAGRDVLVLEKADEIGGTWRDNRYPGVACDVESHLYSYSFELNPDWSRAYAPGDEIQDYLLYVVEQYDVRRHVQFGAAVQQAWFEEQTSRWEVAYSTPDGGLETVTCRDLVLAVGSLHVPTAPAIPGLDAFQGELMHTATWVPGTTATGKRVGVIGTGASAVQVIPELAADAAALTVFQRTPTWVMPKNDHEISEATSERYERRPALMKARRAKIRAANETRALGFVKQPALMKAVRLRAMHHLRSSVDDEELRAQLTPAYTLGCKRIPLSDNYLTALSRRNVKLATEPIIDAGPNGLVTADGVEHPLDLLVLATGFDPSAAWKSVNVFGAKHASLTQRWEEGIDSYYGVTVPDFPNMFMLLGPNAELGHTSVLLMMEAQVELVVKLLAERDRRGAKLVSVRPEVVPAHMAQIDERSADTVWQRGGCSSWYLDKGGRNRTLWPGTVAEFERRVRNPEWVDYEFTSR
- a CDS encoding LppX_LprAFG lipoprotein — encoded protein: MRVRTSKSSALSTAGAVVLAASLLVTGCSSTKDKKEGPTGSSGKELTATDRLTEAKKVLDGTPGYHFKLQGTDVPKDSSGVLSGEGDVIAKPAFKGTLNVQAGSLAASVPVTSVDGKTWAKMPFSAKTTTINPNTYGAPDPNVLFSKDKGVSTLLPQTKGAKLGGKLRDGKDIVQEITGSLPGSAIKAVLYMGDGTGTFSVKYGLTDDNQVRSAQVIGPFFKGSDKTRYDLTFTNYGQTVDITAP